Part of the Companilactobacillus zhachilii genome is shown below.
CATTCCGGTTAACAGTCCGTTATTACCAGCACTGGTAGTATAGTCAGCAGCCTTTGTAGTTGTCGTCTGACTAGCAAATGCTAAAACCACTAGTCCAAGAGCAGCAACAAAAGCTACTAAAAAATTGCGTAATTTTTTCCCCATAAAGATTTTCCCCTTTCTATTTGAATACAAATATAATTATAGAATGAATAAATTATAGTGAAAAGGGGATAGAGAAATTAATTATTAATAAATTAATTTTTCCTTCTAAGCCTTACTAATAGGAAGTTTCTCGTTTGTAACTGCTACCATATATTGTGAAATTTTGGAAAGCTATACAATATGTTGGATAGAAGTGATATCATAATGAATGTTGTTTTTTTACAAATAGAGAATTAATTGAGGTATGGAGGAGAATAATGATGATCGTATTGAGCGGCGCAATTGGAGCCGGTAAGAGTTCATTGGCAAAATTATTATCAGAACATTTAGGAACAGAGGCTTTCTATGAACAGGTTGATAATAATCCCGTTTTGCCACTATTTTATAAGGACCCTAAGAAGTATGCATTCTTGCTACAAATCTACTTCTTGAACAAACGTTTTGAATCAATCAAGAAAGCTATGGTGCAAGATAACAATGTTTTGGACCGTTCTATCTATGAAGATTCACTATTTTTCCATATGAACGCAGATATGGGAAGAGCTACTCCACAAGAAGTTAAGGTTTATGATGAATTGCTAGATAATATGATGCAAGAATTACCATACGCTGCAGCTAAAAAAGCTCCAGATTTGTTAGTACACTTGGATATTTCATACGATACAATGATTCACCGTATTGAAAAACGTGGCCGTTCATACGAACAACCAGAACAAGATCCTACACTTCCAGAATATTATCACCAACTATTAGACCGTTATGACGGCTGGTATGATGAGTATGATTACAGTCCTAAGATGAAACTAGACGGAGACAAATACGATTTTGTTGAAAATCCAGAAGATCGTCAAAAGGTACTTGATTTAATCGATGAACAATTACGTCAACGTGGAACATTAAAATAGAATATTTTTACAAGAAGCTAGGGTTTGATACAACCTTAGCTTTTTTTTGTTTTAAATAACGCGAGGTGCTAGTTAAATATGCCGACTCCAAGAGCAAGAAATTTAGGTCGCTATGGGGACCGCCAAAAGCCAAGGTCTTTCGGCTCGCTTTTGAACCTCGCACAAATCGCGAGTTTCAAAAGTCGTCCCGTGGAGTAAGCGCTGAAGCGCCAACACCACCTGCACAGCGACCTAAATTTCTTGCTCTTTCCGTCTAGTTAAATATTAGTTTTTGAATCAGTAGTAAATAATTTAAAGTATGGTTTGTCATTGGTGACTATGATAATAGTAATTAAAGTATATTCTGAAGTTTCTTGACTTTAAGAATCGGCTGGCATTACACGTTAGATAAGTGGTTTTATTGGCCATTGATAATCAAATTTTTTGGAAATGCTTCCTAGTACATAAAATAAAGAAGAAAAAATGAATTAGTCGGAAGAGCTACGAGCATCCATCTGCTGTGAAAGTGGCGTTATGGCTTTAGCCATTACACCACCGGGCGTGTTTGGAGACTTGCTTGCAAGGCTTCAAACCGAGGGACGAGATCTTGGCTCGGCCCGGTCCGCATAGCAGATGGATGCTCGTAGCTCTGGAGACGGGTTCCCTTAATGACATTCACTTGCGACCAAACCCAAAATAAGATAACCTATTAAAGGCAGTTTGCACTGGTAACCTGCTATATTAACTAAAACAGTGGAGGTTTTACTTTGAGTAATTTAAAAACAAGAGATATCACCCAATTGGCATTGATTGCGGCCCTTTATGTGGCTGTGACAATTGCACCAGGAATTTCGGCCTTTTCATATGGTCAAATTCAATTCCGTGTTTCTGAAATTTTAATGTTATTGCCATTCTTTAATCATAAGTACAGTTGGTCATTGATTGTCGGATGTTTCATTTCAAATCTTTTCAGTGCTCAATTAGGGATGTATGATATTGTCTTAGGAACTTTAGCAACGGCGATTGCCTGTTATATTATCACTAAGATTCCCGCACGTAACAGTTTACTTTGGACAGTTCCAGTTGTCTGTGCCGTAGTTAACGGTATTATTGTTGGAGCCGAATTGCACTTCGTTTTGAAGCTACCATTTTGGTTGAACTTTGTGACAGTTGGTTTTGGTGAACTAGTTGTTGTTGCAATAGGTGCAGTGATTTTCTATTTCTTAATGAGAAATAAGAGTTTCAGCAAATTAATAGGGTAAGACGAGGATGAGGGAAGTGATTCCTTCATTTTTTTGTTATAATCTACTTTATAAAGTATTGTGAGGAGATGTGTTTATATGAATATCGGAATTTTTACCGATACATACTTCCCCCAAGTGAGTGGGGTAGCTACATCAATCCAGACATTGAAAAATGATTTAGAGCGCAAAGGTCACTCCGTATATATTTTTACAACGACTGATCCTAACGTACCCAAGAATACGATTGAGCCTAATATTTTTCGTCTGGCCAGTGTACCTTTTATCTCATTCACCGATCGAAGAATTGCTATCCGCGGAATGTTTCATGCTGTTGATTTAGCTAAAGAATTAAAACTAGATATTATCCACACACAAACTGAATTTTCATTAGGAATGATGGGAAAGTTTGTGGCTAAGCAGTTGAAAATTCCATTTGTTCACACATATCACACAATGTATGAAGATTATTTACATTACGTTTTAAATGGTCATTTATTGAAGCCTTATCATGTTAAGCAAATGACACGTTTATTCTTGAAAAATGCTTCTGGAGTTGTAGCCCCAAGTGTGCAAGTTAAAGAAACAATGGATCGTTATGATATTAAGACACCAATCTCAATCATTCCAACCGGGGTCGACTTGTCAGAGTATACGAAACCTGTCAATGCCTCAGCTGTTCGTGAGAAATTGGGTATCGCTGAAGACACGCCGGTAATTTTGATGTTGAGTCGAATCGCTTTGGAGAAAAAAATTGACCACATGTTGAAGTCAATGCCAGAGCTTTTGAAATACAATCCTAAAATTATGTTGGTAATCGTTGGTGATGGTCCTGATATGGACGAGTTGGTTCAAATGAGCAAGGACTTGGGCATCGGTGATAATGTTATTTTTACTGGTGAAGTTGAACATGATCAAATTTCACCTTATTATCACATGGCTAATATTTTTGTTTCTTCTAGTGATACGGAATCGCAAGGTTTAACTTATATCGAAGCAATCGCATCAGGGACAAAAATCATTGTTCGTAGTGCTCCATATACGGACAGCTTGTTGACTGATCCTTCAGTTGGTGTAACATTCAACGAAGATGACCAGTTAGTACCTAAGATTAAGACGTATCTCGATCACCCTAATTCATTTGATGACCGTGAAGCACGTCAAAAGGTACTATATGGTATTTCATCTGATGGATTTGGTAATGCGATTCTTGACTTCTACCGTCGAGCTGAAGACTACTTTGTCAGAGAGAAGCTTTCAGATTCATCAATTGATCCAGAGGAGTATTCGAATGATTAAAATTAATATGTTTTCATCTGCAGATAAAGTTGCCGGCCAAGGGGTTGGTAGTGCTTATAAAGAGTTGATTGGTTTATTAAAAGACCATT
Proteins encoded:
- a CDS encoding glycosyltransferase family 4 protein, producing the protein MNIGIFTDTYFPQVSGVATSIQTLKNDLERKGHSVYIFTTTDPNVPKNTIEPNIFRLASVPFISFTDRRIAIRGMFHAVDLAKELKLDIIHTQTEFSLGMMGKFVAKQLKIPFVHTYHTMYEDYLHYVLNGHLLKPYHVKQMTRLFLKNASGVVAPSVQVKETMDRYDIKTPISIIPTGVDLSEYTKPVNASAVREKLGIAEDTPVILMLSRIALEKKIDHMLKSMPELLKYNPKIMLVIVGDGPDMDELVQMSKDLGIGDNVIFTGEVEHDQISPYYHMANIFVSSSDTESQGLTYIEAIASGTKIIVRSAPYTDSLLTDPSVGVTFNEDDQLVPKIKTYLDHPNSFDDREARQKVLYGISSDGFGNAILDFYRRAEDYFVREKLSDSSIDPEEYSND
- a CDS encoding QueT transporter family protein; this encodes MSNLKTRDITQLALIAALYVAVTIAPGISAFSYGQIQFRVSEILMLLPFFNHKYSWSLIVGCFISNLFSAQLGMYDIVLGTLATAIACYIITKIPARNSLLWTVPVVCAVVNGIIVGAELHFVLKLPFWLNFVTVGFGELVVVAIGAVIFYFLMRNKSFSKLIG
- a CDS encoding deoxynucleoside kinase, encoding MIVLSGAIGAGKSSLAKLLSEHLGTEAFYEQVDNNPVLPLFYKDPKKYAFLLQIYFLNKRFESIKKAMVQDNNVLDRSIYEDSLFFHMNADMGRATPQEVKVYDELLDNMMQELPYAAAKKAPDLLVHLDISYDTMIHRIEKRGRSYEQPEQDPTLPEYYHQLLDRYDGWYDEYDYSPKMKLDGDKYDFVENPEDRQKVLDLIDEQLRQRGTLK